The following coding sequences are from one Prochlorococcus sp. MIT 1314 window:
- a CDS encoding NAD(P)H-quinone oxidoreductase subunit 4, with protein sequence MLGTLGAGLSTFPWLSASILFPIGSAFVIPFFPDKGDGKEVRWFALSIALITFLITVGSYINGFDINNENVQLKENISWLPDLGLTWSVGADGISMPLILLTSFITALAVLAAWPVKFKPKLFFFLILVMDGGQIAVFAVQDMLLFFLTWELELIPVYLLLAIWGGKNRQYAATKFIIYTAGSSIFILLAALAMGFYGTEIPNFEFSHLAAQDFSQKFQILCYVGLLVAFGVKLPIVPLHTWLPDAHGEATAPVHMLLAGILLKMGGYALLRFNAQLLPVAHAQFAPLLIVLGVVNIIYAALTSFAQRNLKRKIAYSSISHMGFVLIGIGSFSSLGTSGAMLQMVSHGLIGASLFFLVGATYDRTKTLKLDEMSGVGQKMRIMFALWTACSLASLALPGMSGFVSELMVFTGFVTDEVYTLPFRVVMASLAAIGVILTPIYLLSMLREIFFGKENPKLIEERKLIDAEPREIYIIACLLLPIIGIGLYPRLVTESYLASINNLVDRDLTAVKSAVKTSIFSGTKKTEMLKAPTI encoded by the coding sequence ATCTTAGGAACTTTGGGGGCTGGATTGTCTACTTTTCCTTGGCTATCTGCTTCAATTTTGTTCCCAATTGGGAGTGCTTTTGTGATACCTTTTTTTCCAGATAAAGGAGATGGCAAAGAGGTTAGATGGTTTGCCTTGTCTATTGCATTAATAACTTTTTTAATAACTGTAGGTTCATATATTAATGGTTTTGATATCAATAATGAGAATGTTCAACTTAAAGAGAACATTAGTTGGCTGCCTGATTTAGGTCTGACTTGGTCTGTTGGAGCTGATGGCATTTCGATGCCTTTGATATTACTAACAAGTTTTATTACTGCTTTGGCAGTTTTGGCTGCATGGCCAGTCAAGTTTAAACCAAAGTTATTTTTCTTTTTGATATTAGTTATGGATGGTGGGCAAATCGCAGTATTTGCTGTTCAAGATATGCTTTTATTTTTTCTAACTTGGGAACTTGAGTTGATTCCCGTATATTTATTATTAGCTATATGGGGCGGTAAAAATAGACAATACGCAGCAACAAAATTCATTATTTATACAGCTGGAAGTTCTATATTTATTCTCCTCGCAGCATTAGCTATGGGCTTCTACGGCACAGAAATCCCTAACTTTGAGTTTTCTCACTTGGCAGCGCAAGATTTTAGTCAAAAATTTCAAATACTCTGTTATGTGGGGCTCTTAGTTGCATTTGGAGTAAAACTTCCAATCGTACCTCTTCATACTTGGCTTCCAGATGCTCATGGAGAAGCTACAGCTCCTGTTCATATGCTTCTAGCTGGAATTTTATTGAAGATGGGAGGATATGCTCTTTTAAGATTTAATGCGCAATTATTACCTGTTGCTCATGCTCAATTTGCCCCATTATTAATAGTTCTTGGAGTAGTAAATATAATTTATGCGGCATTAACTTCTTTTGCTCAAAGAAATCTTAAAAGAAAAATTGCATATAGTTCGATAAGTCATATGGGTTTCGTTCTTATTGGAATAGGTAGTTTTAGTAGCCTTGGAACAAGTGGAGCAATGCTACAAATGGTTAGTCATGGATTAATTGGAGCTAGTTTATTTTTTCTTGTTGGTGCTACCTATGATAGAACAAAGACTCTTAAACTTGACGAAATGAGTGGTGTAGGGCAAAAAATGAGAATCATGTTTGCCCTTTGGACTGCTTGCTCCCTTGCTTCCCTTGCTTTGCCTGGCATGAGTGGATTTGTTTCCGAATTAATGGTATTTACAGGATTTGTTACTGATGAAGTTTATACACTCCCGTTTAGGGTAGTAATGGCCTCTTTAGCTGCTATCGGTGTAATACTAACTCCTATTTATCTACTATCAATGTTGCGAGAAATTTTCTTTGGTAAAGAGAATCCTAAATTGATCGAAGAACGAAAACTTATCGATGCAGAACCTAGGGAAATTTATATTATTGCTTGTTTACTTTTACCGATAATTGGAATAGGTTTGTATCCCAGATTAGTGACTGAGAGCTATCTTGCATCTATTAATAACTTAGTTGATAGAGATTTAACTGCTGTTAAAAGTGCTGTCAAAACAAGTATTTTTTCAGGAACTAAAAAAACTGAGATGTTAAAAGCTCCAACAATATAA
- a CDS encoding segregation/condensation protein A translates to MLIKFLQDAAGKGDLDPWDIDVISVIDSFLEQYSQSLKNTSNSQLSYQKDLSETSEAFFAASVLVNLKAQVLESDVFKTNSSDIEDDFDVDDQDWIDQEFDIPKYPEKYLRRRSIAQPILKRTTTLGELVSQLESIAEVIETQDLLLMKRKRNKKYSDKDLISQVKSLAHREKLPETTKELGKFIDGWEKALQWTDFEYLVKKWQTVVKNDLDKDRLGVFWALLFLSSENKIEIKQINSLYGPIQIKRIIPDGGLAQLPIENLEATNTPPSVA, encoded by the coding sequence TTGTTGATTAAGTTTCTTCAAGACGCTGCTGGGAAGGGAGATCTTGATCCATGGGATATTGATGTAATAAGTGTAATTGATAGCTTTTTAGAGCAATATTCGCAATCTCTTAAAAATACTTCGAATAGTCAACTTTCATATCAAAAAGATTTATCTGAGACAAGCGAGGCATTTTTTGCAGCTTCGGTACTAGTAAATTTAAAGGCTCAAGTTTTGGAGTCTGATGTTTTCAAAACAAATTCGTCGGATATTGAAGATGATTTTGACGTGGATGATCAAGATTGGATTGATCAAGAATTTGATATTCCAAAATATCCTGAAAAATATCTAAGGAGAAGATCCATAGCACAACCAATTCTTAAACGTACAACAACATTGGGAGAACTGGTTAGTCAATTAGAGTCTATTGCTGAAGTTATAGAAACCCAAGATCTTCTGCTTATGAAGAGAAAAAGAAATAAAAAATATTCCGATAAGGATCTAATTTCTCAAGTGAAATCTTTAGCACATCGCGAGAAACTACCAGAAACTACTAAAGAATTGGGGAAATTTATTGATGGCTGGGAAAAAGCATTACAGTGGACAGATTTTGAATATTTAGTTAAGAAATGGCAAACAGTTGTAAAAAATGATTTAGATAAAGATCGTCTTGGGGTCTTTTGGGCTTTGTTATTTTTATCATCTGAAAACAAAATTGAAATTAAACAAATTAATTCCTTATATGGGCCAATTCAAATTAAAAGAATAATTCCTGATGGAGGCTTAGCTCAATTGCCCATAGAAAATCTAGAGGCAACAAATACCCCTCCCTCTGTTGCTTAG
- a CDS encoding NDP-sugar synthase — translation MKAMILAAGKGTRVQPITHVIPKPMIPILQKPVMEFLLELLKEHGFKEIMVNVSHLAEEIENYFRDGQRFGVEIAYSFEGRIEDGELIGDALGSAGGLKKIQDFQKFFDETFVVLCGDALVDLDLTEAVKKHKEKRAIASLITKKVTRDQVSSYGVVVSDDNGRIKAFQEKPSVDKALGDSINTGIYLFEPEIFNYIPSGEKFDIGADLFPKLVEMDLPFYALPMDFEWVDIGKVPDYWSAIRNVLQGKVRQVEIPGKEIKPGVFTGLNVAANWDMVDITGPVYIGGMTRIEDGATIIGPAMIGPSCCICEGATIDNSIIFDYSKIGKGVRLVDKLVFGRYCVGKNGDHFDLQDASLDWLITDSRRSDMTEPSPQQKAMAELLGTDLINIPD, via the coding sequence ATGAAGGCAATGATACTTGCGGCAGGTAAAGGTACACGTGTTCAGCCAATAACTCATGTTATTCCAAAACCAATGATACCGATATTACAAAAACCTGTAATGGAGTTTCTTTTAGAATTATTAAAAGAGCATGGCTTCAAAGAAATAATGGTTAATGTCTCTCACCTCGCTGAAGAAATTGAAAATTACTTTAGGGATGGTCAAAGATTCGGTGTGGAGATAGCCTATAGTTTTGAAGGCCGAATTGAAGATGGGGAATTGATAGGAGATGCTTTAGGTTCAGCAGGAGGATTAAAAAAAATTCAAGATTTTCAAAAATTCTTTGATGAAACTTTTGTTGTACTTTGTGGAGATGCTTTAGTAGACTTAGATCTTACTGAAGCAGTTAAGAAACATAAGGAAAAGCGTGCAATTGCAAGTTTAATAACTAAAAAAGTAACTAGAGATCAAGTATCAAGTTATGGAGTAGTAGTCTCAGATGATAATGGTCGAATAAAAGCATTTCAAGAAAAGCCATCTGTAGATAAAGCTCTAGGTGACTCTATTAATACAGGTATTTATCTTTTTGAGCCTGAAATTTTTAATTACATACCATCAGGTGAGAAATTTGATATTGGGGCCGATCTCTTCCCTAAACTTGTTGAAATGGATTTGCCATTTTACGCATTGCCAATGGATTTCGAATGGGTAGATATTGGAAAAGTTCCTGATTATTGGAGTGCTATTCGCAATGTATTACAGGGAAAGGTAAGACAAGTAGAGATACCTGGTAAAGAAATTAAACCTGGAGTTTTCACCGGATTAAATGTCGCTGCTAATTGGGATATGGTTGATATTACTGGGCCAGTATATATAGGTGGAATGACAAGAATAGAAGATGGTGCAACAATTATTGGACCTGCGATGATTGGCCCAAGTTGTTGTATTTGCGAAGGTGCGACAATTGATAATTCAATTATTTTTGATTATTCTAAAATTGGTAAGGGCGTTAGACTAGTCGATAAATTAGTATTTGGCCGTTACTGTGTGGGAAAGAATGGAGATCACTTTGATTTGCAAGATGCATCGTTGGATTGGTTGATAACAGATTCTAGAAGATCTGATATGACTGAGCCATCTCCACAGCAGAAGGCAATGGCAGAATTGTTAGGTACTGATTTGATTAATATTCCAGATTAA